The proteins below come from a single Fodinicurvata sp. EGI_FJ10296 genomic window:
- a CDS encoding universal stress protein — translation MTDKIIALVDGSIYSKSVCENAAWIAGRTDAAIELFHVLGRREAAGASDLSGSIALGARTALLEELSSLDEQRGRLAQKRGRAILDDAEALLKSSGMETVTTRLRNGDLLETVSEFETGADMIVIGKRGEAADFAKLHLGSNLERIVRAAKKPIFVVARAFRPIKRVLVAYDGGVSAMKAVDHIARNRLFSGLDITVLSVGQDTDEGRKRLEDARLTLTAGGHEATTDLVPGQPETVISKKVESEGFDLLVMGAYGHSRVRSLIIGSTTTEMVRSCKIPILLFR, via the coding sequence CGACAAGATTATCGCCCTGGTGGACGGCTCCATCTATTCAAAGAGCGTTTGCGAAAACGCCGCCTGGATCGCCGGGCGCACTGACGCGGCGATCGAGCTGTTTCATGTTCTTGGCCGCCGCGAAGCCGCTGGCGCATCCGACCTTTCCGGGTCGATCGCGTTGGGCGCGCGCACGGCGCTGCTGGAGGAACTGAGTTCGCTTGACGAGCAGCGGGGCAGGCTGGCTCAGAAGCGCGGCCGGGCGATCCTCGACGACGCCGAAGCCCTGCTGAAAAGTTCAGGCATGGAAACAGTCACGACCCGGCTGCGCAACGGTGACCTTCTGGAGACCGTCAGCGAATTCGAGACCGGCGCCGACATGATCGTGATCGGGAAACGCGGCGAGGCCGCCGATTTCGCGAAACTGCATCTGGGCTCCAACCTCGAACGCATCGTCCGGGCCGCGAAAAAGCCGATCTTCGTCGTCGCTCGTGCTTTCCGGCCGATCAAACGGGTGCTGGTCGCGTATGACGGCGGCGTCAGTGCGATGAAGGCGGTTGACCACATTGCCCGCAACCGTCTGTTCAGCGGGCTCGACATCACCGTGCTTTCGGTCGGGCAGGATACGGACGAAGGGCGCAAACGGCTCGAAGACGCACGCCTGACATTGACCGCCGGCGGTCACGAGGCAACGACCGATCTCGTCCCCGGCCAGCCGGAAACCGTGATCTCGAAAAAAGTCGAAAGCGAAGGCTTCGATCTTCTGGTCATGGGGGCTTACGGCCATTCACGCGTCCGCAGCCTGATCATCGGCTCCACCACGACGGAAATGGTCCGCTCCTGCAAGATTCCGATACTGCTGTTCCGATAG